The following proteins come from a genomic window of Acidimicrobiales bacterium:
- a CDS encoding enoyl-CoA hydratase: MPLVTLDVVDGVATVTLRDAERRNALTLPMVAELVDIFDAIEADDAVGAVVVTGEPPAFCAGADLSHLSGSSAGSTEDSLRAIYEGFLRVGRSPLPTLAAVNGAAVGAGMNLALVCDVRLAAAGARFDTRFLKLGLHPGGGHTWMLRRVAGPQATAALVLFGEVVDGAEAERIGLVHRCVADDELLFTAHAMAARAAAAPRELVRRVKATVADMAAVTDHQDAVDRELVDQVWSMAQPAFRERLAGLRAQISSR; the protein is encoded by the coding sequence ATGCCTCTGGTCACCCTCGACGTCGTCGACGGCGTCGCCACCGTCACGCTGCGCGACGCCGAGCGGCGCAACGCACTGACGTTGCCGATGGTCGCCGAACTGGTCGACATCTTCGACGCCATCGAAGCCGACGACGCGGTGGGCGCCGTGGTGGTGACGGGGGAGCCGCCTGCGTTCTGCGCGGGCGCCGACCTGTCGCACCTGTCGGGCTCGTCGGCGGGCAGCACCGAGGACTCCCTGCGGGCGATCTACGAGGGCTTCCTGCGCGTGGGCCGCTCGCCGCTGCCGACGCTGGCGGCGGTGAACGGCGCCGCAGTGGGCGCAGGCATGAACCTGGCGCTGGTGTGCGACGTTCGTCTCGCCGCCGCGGGCGCCCGCTTCGACACGCGGTTCCTCAAGTTGGGCCTCCACCCCGGCGGCGGCCACACGTGGATGCTCCGCCGGGTCGCAGGCCCGCAGGCGACGGCCGCGCTGGTGCTCTTCGGCGAGGTGGTCGACGGCGCCGAGGCCGAGCGCATCGGGCTCGTGCACCGCTGCGTGGCCGACGACGAGCTCCTCTTCACGGCGCATGCCATGGCCGCTCGGGCCGCCGCCGCGCCCCGCGAACTGGTTCGCCGGGTCAAGGCGACGGTCGCCGACATGGCCGCCGTCACCGACCACCAAGACGCCGTCGACCGGGAGCTGGTCGACCAGGTGTGGTCGATGGCCCAGCCCGCCTTCCGTGAGCGGCTGGCCGGGCTGCGGGCGCAGATCAGCTCCCGCTGA
- a CDS encoding alpha/beta hydrolase, with amino-acid sequence MSVLTRNNVTLSGQEAGQPMLFAHGFGCDQNMWRFVAPAFEDEYRIVAFDHVGSGNSDLSAWDPERYGSLEGYAADILEICAELDLRHVIFVGHSVSAMIGVIAALKEPDRFARLVMVGPSPRYINDDDYVGGFSAEDIEGLLESLDSNYLGWSSAMAPLIMGNADRPELGEELTNSFCRTDPAIARHFAHVTFTSDNRHDLPRVTTPSLVLQCSEDVIAPHAVGEYVHQQIPGSELKVLQATGHCPNLSAPDETVAAVKSFLASG; translated from the coding sequence ATGAGCGTCCTCACCAGGAACAACGTGACGCTCTCGGGCCAGGAGGCGGGCCAGCCCATGCTGTTCGCCCACGGGTTCGGGTGCGACCAGAACATGTGGCGCTTCGTGGCCCCGGCCTTCGAGGACGAGTACCGCATCGTCGCCTTCGACCACGTGGGGTCGGGCAACTCCGACCTGTCGGCGTGGGACCCCGAGCGCTACGGCAGCCTGGAGGGATACGCCGCCGACATCCTTGAGATCTGCGCCGAGCTCGACCTCCGGCACGTGATCTTCGTGGGCCATTCGGTGAGCGCCATGATCGGTGTGATCGCCGCCCTGAAGGAACCCGACCGCTTCGCCCGGCTGGTGATGGTGGGGCCGTCGCCCCGCTACATCAACGACGACGACTACGTGGGCGGGTTCAGCGCCGAGGACATCGAGGGGTTGCTCGAATCGCTCGACAGCAACTACCTGGGTTGGTCGAGCGCCATGGCGCCGCTGATCATGGGCAACGCCGATCGGCCCGAACTGGGCGAGGAGCTGACCAACAGCTTTTGTCGCACCGACCCGGCCATCGCCCGCCACTTCGCGCACGTCACGTTCACGTCCGACAACCGCCACGACCTGCCGCGGGTGACGACACCGTCGCTGGTGCTGCAGTGCTCCGAGGACGTCATCGCCCCGCACGCCGTGGGCGAGTACGTGCATCAGCAGATCCCCGGCAGCGAGCTCAAGGTGCTGCAGGCGACGGGGCACTGCCCCAACCTGAGCGCACCCGACGAGACGGTGGCCGCCGTCAAGTCGTTCCTGGCGAGCGGCTGA
- a CDS encoding SpoIIE family protein phosphatase — protein MVDEPLAELLEDSAEDLYENAPCGYLSTRPGGLIVKVNRTFLDWTGFERDDLVDKVRFQDLLTPGGRIFHETHYAPLLRMQGTVREIAVEIVSAEGQRLPVLVNSVMKTDDDGNPLLVRTTVFNAADRKAYEQELLWARQKAERSEARVRILQQVVADLAAAAGVADIADVTVRAAGDAFGAGGSVAWLLDADQDVLVRVASTAFPDAELQRLPASEPLAQAILDQRDLVVATTDDDYHVVGPAMAGAGFPAFAAVPLLADDRVLGMIAFGFREARTFAPDEADLLRTLGRHAGQAVERARLYEAERRLRRRADVLQRVTALLAAALAPDQIAAAVLDELGHSMGADATAFAVVDGDNRLRVLSGRGDLQPAGDPREASFTEAPCAEAVVPLMVEGRSIGLLALGFDGPRRFSKEERTFLLAIGTQCAQALERARLHEETAQRAERAAFLARTSRLLDEVPRLAQRARRLVELVVPTVADWAAVDIGGERVAATSGEQPPSPDVATLPLQAGGEVFGALVLVRTDGPAAELSFVLDLADRTAIALENSRLYEQQRDVAHALQRSMLAGAPPEDPRIAIASRYRPAVETLEVGGDWHDAFWVGADRIGIVVGDVVGRGIEAATAMGQLRSALRALAGADLGPAQVLERLDVFVEQVEAARVATVVYGELDVRNGRLRYACAGHLPPVLAEVDAPARLLWEGRSAPLGVYPARMARDEATCTLAPGSRLLLYTDGLVERRGQALDEGLDALAAEFDRRCGAPLATMVDELTDALLADEETGDDVCLLCVERR, from the coding sequence TTGGTCGACGAGCCTCTCGCCGAGCTGCTCGAGGACAGCGCCGAAGACCTCTACGAGAACGCGCCCTGCGGGTACCTGTCGACGCGACCCGGCGGGCTCATCGTCAAGGTCAACCGCACCTTCCTCGACTGGACCGGCTTCGAGCGCGACGACCTGGTGGACAAGGTGCGGTTCCAGGACCTGCTGACGCCGGGCGGCCGTATCTTCCACGAGACCCACTACGCCCCGCTGCTGCGCATGCAGGGGACAGTGCGAGAGATCGCCGTCGAGATCGTCTCCGCCGAGGGCCAACGCCTGCCCGTGCTGGTGAACTCGGTCATGAAGACCGACGACGACGGCAACCCCCTGCTCGTCCGGACCACGGTGTTCAACGCCGCCGACCGCAAGGCCTACGAGCAGGAGCTGTTGTGGGCGAGGCAGAAGGCCGAGCGGTCCGAGGCCCGGGTCCGCATCCTGCAACAGGTGGTGGCCGACCTGGCTGCCGCCGCGGGCGTGGCCGACATCGCCGACGTGACGGTGCGAGCCGCAGGCGACGCCTTCGGCGCAGGCGGCAGCGTCGCCTGGTTGCTGGATGCCGACCAGGACGTGCTGGTGCGCGTCGCCTCCACCGCCTTCCCCGACGCCGAACTGCAACGCCTTCCCGCCTCGGAACCACTGGCCCAGGCCATCCTCGACCAGCGCGACCTCGTGGTGGCGACCACCGACGACGACTATCACGTCGTCGGTCCGGCCATGGCCGGCGCCGGTTTTCCGGCCTTCGCCGCCGTGCCGCTGCTGGCCGACGATCGCGTGCTCGGCATGATCGCCTTCGGGTTCCGTGAGGCGCGAACGTTCGCCCCCGACGAAGCCGACCTGCTGCGCACCTTGGGCCGCCACGCGGGCCAGGCTGTCGAGCGAGCACGCCTCTACGAAGCAGAGCGCCGCCTACGGCGCCGGGCCGACGTGTTGCAGCGGGTGACGGCCTTGCTGGCCGCCGCCTTGGCGCCCGACCAGATCGCCGCGGCCGTGCTCGACGAACTGGGCCACAGCATGGGCGCCGACGCCACCGCCTTCGCAGTGGTCGACGGCGACAACAGGCTCCGTGTGCTGAGCGGCCGGGGCGACCTGCAGCCGGCGGGCGACCCGCGGGAGGCGTCGTTCACGGAGGCGCCCTGCGCCGAGGCGGTCGTGCCGCTCATGGTGGAGGGCCGCTCGATCGGCTTGCTGGCCTTGGGCTTCGACGGGCCGCGCCGGTTTTCCAAAGAGGAGCGGACGTTCCTGCTCGCCATCGGCACCCAGTGCGCCCAGGCGCTCGAGCGGGCGCGGCTGCACGAGGAGACGGCGCAGCGGGCCGAGCGGGCGGCCTTTTTGGCCCGCACCAGTCGCCTGCTCGACGAGGTGCCGCGGCTGGCCCAACGGGCGCGCCGCCTGGTCGAGCTCGTGGTCCCGACCGTGGCCGACTGGGCCGCCGTCGACATCGGTGGCGAGCGGGTGGCCGCGACCTCGGGCGAGCAACCGCCGTCGCCCGACGTCGCCACCTTGCCCCTCCAGGCGGGCGGCGAGGTGTTCGGGGCCTTGGTGCTCGTCCGCACCGACGGCCCCGCCGCCGAGTTGTCGTTCGTGCTCGACCTGGCCGACCGCACCGCCATCGCCTTGGAGAACTCCCGCCTCTACGAACAGCAGCGCGACGTGGCGCATGCGCTGCAGCGCAGCATGCTGGCCGGTGCGCCCCCGGAAGACCCCCGCATCGCCATCGCCAGCCGGTACCGGCCTGCGGTGGAGACGTTGGAGGTCGGCGGCGACTGGCACGACGCCTTCTGGGTGGGCGCCGACCGCATCGGCATTGTCGTCGGCGACGTGGTGGGCCGCGGCATCGAAGCGGCCACAGCCATGGGCCAACTGCGCAGTGCGTTGCGGGCCTTGGCGGGCGCCGACCTCGGCCCCGCCCAGGTGTTGGAGCGCCTCGACGTCTTCGTCGAACAGGTGGAAGCGGCGCGGGTGGCCACCGTCGTCTACGGCGAGCTCGACGTGCGCAACGGACGGCTGCGGTATGCGTGCGCGGGCCATCTGCCGCCGGTGCTGGCCGAGGTCGACGCTCCCGCCCGCTTGCTGTGGGAGGGCCGCTCGGCTCCGCTCGGCGTCTACCCGGCCCGCATGGCGCGCGACGAGGCCACCTGCACGCTGGCGCCCGGTTCCCGGTTGTTGCTCTACACCGACGGCTTGGTCGAACGTCGAGGACAGGCGCTCGACGAAGGCCTCGACGCCTTGGCCGCCGAGTTCGACCGTCGGTGCGGCGCGCCGCTGGCGACGATGGTCGACGAACTGACCGATGCCCTTCTGGCCGACGAGGAGACAGGCGACGACGTCTGCCTCCTCTGCGTGGAACGCCGCTGA
- a CDS encoding ABC transporter ATP-binding protein, with product MPAIVADRLTKRFGDVIAVDDISFRLEPGSITGFLGANGAGKTTTLRMLLGLARPTSGTAHFDGVPFAALSAPSRTVGAVLEPRFHPDRRARDHLRALAAAAGVPDRRVEEVLALVGLDGAARRRVGTYSLGMRQRLGLAAALLGDPEVLVLDEPANGLDPEGIQWLRGLLRSLRDEGRTVLVSSHQLGEVAQTVDDVLVIAGGRLVASSPLRELPGLGADRLHVRTPQAAALADALARRGITATGDGDGEGLVVSGASAEEVGRAVADAGLVVYELRPLEPSLEDVYFALTERSAS from the coding sequence GTGCCCGCCATCGTGGCCGACAGGCTCACCAAACGCTTCGGCGACGTGATCGCCGTAGACGACATCTCCTTCCGACTGGAGCCCGGCTCCATCACCGGCTTCCTCGGCGCCAACGGAGCGGGCAAGACGACGACGCTGCGCATGCTCCTGGGCCTGGCCAGGCCGACGAGCGGGACGGCGCACTTCGACGGCGTTCCCTTTGCCGCACTGTCTGCGCCGTCGCGCACGGTGGGCGCCGTGCTGGAGCCGAGGTTCCACCCCGACCGGCGCGCCCGCGACCACCTGCGAGCCCTGGCTGCAGCAGCAGGCGTGCCCGACCGGCGTGTCGAAGAGGTGCTCGCCCTCGTCGGGCTCGACGGCGCCGCCCGACGGCGGGTCGGCACGTACTCGCTCGGCATGCGCCAACGTTTGGGATTGGCGGCGGCACTGCTGGGTGACCCCGAGGTGCTCGTCCTCGACGAGCCCGCCAACGGGCTCGACCCCGAAGGCATCCAGTGGTTGCGGGGACTGCTGCGTTCGTTGCGCGACGAGGGCCGCACGGTGCTGGTGTCGAGCCACCAGTTGGGCGAGGTGGCCCAGACGGTCGACGACGTGCTCGTCATCGCGGGCGGGCGGTTGGTCGCCTCCTCGCCGTTGCGCGAACTGCCCGGCCTCGGCGCCGACCGCCTGCACGTGCGCACGCCGCAGGCCGCGGCACTGGCCGACGCGTTGGCGCGCCGCGGCATCACCGCCACGGGCGACGGCGACGGCGAGGGCTTGGTGGTGTCGGGCGCCTCCGCCGAAGAGGTGGGCCGAGCCGTGGCCGACGCCGGCCTCGTGGTCTACGAACTGCGCCCACTCGAACCCTCGTTGGAAGACGTCTACTTCGCCCTCACCGAAAGGAGTGCATCGTGA
- a CDS encoding response regulator transcription factor — translation MTIRVAVADDQPLVRAGFGVMVGSAPDLALVGEAANGDEAIELARIERPDVFLMDIRMPVLDGIEATARITGDAATAGVRVIILTTFDIDEHVYAALQAGASGFLLKDVTPEDLLAAVRVVAAGDALLAPAVTRRLIEEFARRPQPPQTSAPALDVLTDREREVLASVAAGRSNDEIGADLAMSPATARTHVGRIMAKLHARDRAQLVMLAYETGLVRPHGR, via the coding sequence ATGACGATCCGCGTCGCCGTGGCCGACGACCAGCCGTTGGTGCGCGCCGGCTTCGGCGTGATGGTGGGCTCGGCGCCCGACCTGGCGTTGGTGGGCGAAGCAGCCAACGGCGACGAGGCGATCGAGCTCGCCCGCATCGAACGCCCCGACGTGTTCCTGATGGACATCCGCATGCCCGTGCTCGACGGCATCGAGGCCACCGCCCGCATCACCGGCGACGCCGCCACCGCGGGCGTGCGGGTGATCATCCTCACCACGTTCGACATCGACGAACACGTCTACGCCGCCTTGCAGGCCGGCGCCAGCGGCTTCCTGCTCAAGGACGTCACCCCCGAAGACCTGCTCGCCGCCGTGCGCGTGGTGGCCGCCGGCGACGCCCTGCTGGCGCCCGCGGTCACGCGTCGGCTCATCGAGGAGTTCGCCCGTCGCCCGCAGCCGCCGCAAACCTCCGCCCCCGCCCTCGACGTGCTGACCGATCGCGAGCGCGAGGTACTCGCATCGGTGGCCGCCGGACGCTCCAACGACGAGATCGGCGCCGACTTGGCCATGAGCCCGGCCACCGCCCGCACCCATGTGGGGCGCATCATGGCGAAGCTGCATGCACGCGACCGGGCGCAGTTGGTGATGCTCGCCTACGAGACCGGTCTGGTGCGGCCCCACGGCCGCTGA
- a CDS encoding sensor histidine kinase: MTRRQWAADIALAAAATALSIALMTGLPNLPDTAAALAVVHTASLALRRRWPAAAFAVSLASAVAVAAGDNPLVILGPAPLVVAYTAASELPRRQGLLALVLIEAALVVALLPQDVDLSTIVGDGIALGAAWLFGDSARRRREVLALHRDRAVQLVRTQAEVARRAAAEERLRIARELHDVVAHSMSVVAVQAASGRLVVDHDPERARQALVAIEETSRGALDEMRRLLGVLRQNGEGRDETREPAPGLGDVDRLIAQAADGGLPVSMRVEGARRPLSPGAELTAFRIVQEVLTNVRKHAPGATVCVVMAYDDEGMRIDVTDDGGGRAARPPAPDGGGLGLVGMRERVAVYGGSVEAGPLPDHGFRVVATLRDPA, encoded by the coding sequence GTGACCCGGCGACAGTGGGCAGCCGACATCGCACTGGCAGCCGCGGCCACGGCGTTGTCGATCGCCTTGATGACGGGGTTGCCGAACCTCCCCGACACCGCCGCCGCCTTGGCGGTCGTGCACACGGCGTCGCTCGCCCTGCGCAGGCGGTGGCCGGCGGCGGCCTTCGCCGTCTCGTTGGCCTCGGCCGTCGCCGTGGCAGCAGGCGATAACCCGCTGGTGATCCTCGGCCCCGCCCCGCTCGTCGTCGCCTACACGGCGGCGTCCGAACTCCCCCGGCGACAGGGGCTCCTCGCCCTCGTCCTCATCGAAGCCGCCCTCGTCGTCGCCTTGCTCCCCCAAGACGTCGACCTATCCACCATCGTGGGCGACGGAATCGCCTTGGGCGCAGCGTGGCTCTTCGGCGACAGCGCTCGGCGGCGACGAGAAGTGCTGGCGCTGCACCGCGACCGGGCGGTGCAGCTCGTACGCACGCAGGCCGAGGTGGCCCGGCGGGCGGCGGCCGAGGAGCGCTTGCGCATCGCCCGCGAGCTCCACGACGTGGTCGCCCACTCCATGAGCGTGGTGGCCGTGCAGGCCGCTTCGGGACGGCTGGTCGTCGACCACGACCCCGAGCGAGCTCGCCAAGCTCTCGTCGCCATCGAAGAGACCAGCCGCGGCGCGCTCGACGAGATGCGGCGCCTGCTCGGCGTGCTGCGCCAGAACGGCGAGGGACGCGACGAGACCCGCGAACCCGCGCCCGGACTGGGCGACGTGGACCGGCTCATCGCCCAAGCGGCCGACGGGGGCCTGCCGGTGTCGATGCGGGTGGAGGGCGCTCGCCGGCCCCTCTCCCCCGGCGCCGAGCTCACCGCCTTTCGGATCGTGCAGGAGGTGCTGACGAACGTGCGCAAGCACGCTCCCGGTGCCACGGTCTGTGTCGTGATGGCGTACGACGACGAGGGCATGCGCATCGACGTGACCGACGACGGCGGCGGTCGCGCCGCCCGACCTCCGGCCCCGGACGGCGGCGGCCTGGGCCTCGTGGGCATGCGCGAACGGGTCGCCGTCTACGGCGGTTCGGTGGAGGCCGGCCCGCTTCCCGACCATGGTTTCCGGGTGGTCGCCACCTTGCGGGATCCCGCATGA
- a CDS encoding GAF and ANTAR domain-containing protein: MADERATELAETLAEVARSLQAEEGVQATLTRICELAVQTIDGCDHAGVSLIQGRTISTPAASDETPVAVDAIQYEANEGPCLMSIREHDTVLADDLATEERWPRFAQRAVDETGVRSMLSFRLFVQEGTMGALNLYSRKTEAFDEEAVTVGSVFAAHAAVALSHAQREAELRTGMATRDVIGQAKGILMVRQGIGEDEAFELLRRASQRLNVKLRDIAEQMTKQVQGN; this comes from the coding sequence GTGGCGGACGAACGGGCAACCGAACTAGCCGAGACACTGGCCGAGGTGGCGAGATCCCTGCAGGCCGAAGAGGGCGTCCAGGCGACCCTCACCCGCATCTGCGAACTGGCGGTCCAGACCATCGACGGCTGCGACCACGCAGGCGTGTCGTTGATCCAAGGTCGCACGATCAGCACGCCCGCGGCCAGCGACGAGACCCCCGTCGCCGTCGACGCCATCCAGTACGAGGCGAACGAAGGCCCGTGCCTGATGTCGATTCGCGAGCACGACACCGTGCTCGCCGACGACTTGGCCACGGAGGAGCGCTGGCCCCGCTTCGCCCAACGGGCGGTCGACGAGACCGGGGTGCGCAGCATGCTCTCGTTCCGGCTCTTCGTGCAGGAAGGCACCATGGGCGCCCTCAACCTCTACTCCCGGAAGACGGAGGCCTTCGACGAGGAAGCCGTCACGGTCGGCTCCGTCTTCGCCGCCCACGCCGCGGTGGCGCTCTCGCATGCGCAGCGGGAAGCCGAGCTGCGCACAGGCATGGCGACCCGCGACGTCATCGGGCAGGCCAAGGGCATCCTCATGGTGCGCCAGGGCATCGGCGAAGACGAGGCCTTCGAGCTGCTGCGCCGCGCCTCGCAGCGGCTCAACGTCAAGCTCCGCGACATCGCCGAACAGATGACAAAGCAGGTCCAGGGCAACTGA
- a CDS encoding PaaI family thioesterase: MADELTGFIHQAMPLTETLGFRVVASSKDLVHLELDWRPELCTSGGLLHGGALMALADSAGGACAFFNLPEGTTGTSTVESKTNFLGAVRSGTVGAQARPLRVGGLIIVVETELTDDKGTLVAKTTQSQIVLRSSR; the protein is encoded by the coding sequence ATGGCAGACGAACTCACGGGCTTCATCCATCAGGCCATGCCCTTGACCGAGACGCTGGGCTTCCGGGTGGTGGCCAGCTCCAAGGACCTCGTCCACCTCGAGCTCGACTGGCGACCCGAGCTGTGTACCAGCGGCGGCCTGCTGCACGGCGGTGCCCTCATGGCGTTGGCCGACTCCGCAGGCGGCGCCTGTGCCTTCTTCAACCTCCCCGAGGGCACAACCGGCACCTCGACGGTGGAGTCGAAGACCAACTTCCTCGGCGCCGTGCGCTCGGGCACCGTTGGGGCGCAGGCCCGGCCGCTGCGGGTCGGCGGCCTGATAATCGTGGTGGAGACCGAGCTCACCGACGACAAGGGCACGCTGGTGGCCAAGACCACGCAGAGCCAGATCGTGCTCCGCAGTAGCCGCTGA
- a CDS encoding RNA methyltransferase: MPLVPVDNPEDERLAVYTGLTDGELRRRGDAFVAEGVLVIRRLLESRFPVRSLLATPNRLDPAWAALDVPVYVASQEVMNQVAGFDIHRGALAAGARVPLPPAASLLDGARRVAVLEGINDTENMGALFRNAAAFGLDAVLLTADCCDPLYRRAVRVSMGNVLHVPFTVVDGLDDLRGFTTVALTPAADAEPLGPVPGPVAFLVGAEGSGLRAETLAAADRRMRIPMAPGVDSLNVATAAAIAFYALGSTWRTDSVRHVLGS; the protein is encoded by the coding sequence ATGCCTCTCGTGCCGGTCGACAACCCTGAAGACGAGCGCTTGGCGGTCTACACCGGCCTCACCGACGGCGAGCTGCGGCGTCGGGGCGACGCCTTCGTGGCGGAGGGCGTGCTGGTGATCCGCCGGCTGCTGGAGTCGCGCTTCCCGGTGCGGTCGCTGCTGGCCACGCCCAACCGGCTCGACCCGGCGTGGGCGGCGCTCGACGTGCCCGTCTACGTGGCCTCGCAGGAGGTCATGAACCAGGTCGCCGGCTTCGACATCCACCGGGGTGCGCTGGCCGCCGGCGCCCGGGTGCCGCTGCCGCCCGCGGCATCGCTGCTCGACGGCGCCCGTCGGGTGGCCGTGCTGGAGGGAATCAACGACACCGAGAACATGGGGGCGTTGTTCCGCAACGCCGCCGCGTTCGGCCTCGACGCCGTGCTGCTGACGGCCGACTGCTGCGACCCGCTGTACCGCCGGGCCGTGCGGGTGTCGATGGGCAACGTGCTGCACGTGCCGTTCACGGTGGTCGACGGGCTCGACGACTTGCGGGGGTTCACGACCGTGGCGCTGACGCCCGCAGCCGACGCCGAGCCGCTCGGGCCCGTTCCGGGGCCCGTGGCGTTCCTGGTGGGCGCCGAGGGCTCCGGCTTGCGGGCTGAGACCCTGGCCGCCGCCGACCGTCGCATGCGCATCCCCATGGCGCCCGGCGTCGACTCGCTCAACGTGGCCACCGCCGCCGCTATCGCCTTTTACGCGCTCGGGAGTACATGGCGTACGGATTCCGTACGCCATGTACTCGGGAGTTAG
- a CDS encoding FKBP-type peptidyl-prolyl cis-trans isomerase — MDKPDVTIPEGQPPTDLGIEDLSEGDGPEAAAGQAVDVHYVGISWSSGKQFDASWDRGQPFSFQLGAGQVIPGWDRGVAGMKVGGRRRLTIPPELGYGSRGAGGVIAPNETLVFVVDLLGVR; from the coding sequence ATGGACAAGCCTGACGTCACCATCCCCGAGGGGCAGCCGCCCACCGACCTCGGCATCGAGGATCTCAGCGAGGGCGACGGCCCCGAGGCCGCCGCAGGCCAGGCCGTCGACGTCCACTACGTCGGAATCTCCTGGTCGAGCGGCAAGCAGTTCGACGCCTCGTGGGACCGGGGCCAGCCGTTCTCCTTCCAACTAGGCGCGGGCCAGGTCATCCCCGGCTGGGACCGGGGCGTGGCGGGCATGAAGGTCGGCGGCCGCCGCCGCCTCACCATCCCGCCCGAACTGGGCTACGGCTCTCGCGGCGCGGGCGGCGTCATCGCCCCCAACGAGACGCTGGTCTTCGTAGTCGACCTGTTGGGCGTTCGTTAG